From a region of the Helianthus annuus cultivar XRQ/B chromosome 5, HanXRQr2.0-SUNRISE, whole genome shotgun sequence genome:
- the LOC110943232 gene encoding uncharacterized protein LOC110943232, producing the protein MVERENIQTPIYYISKMLTGPETRYSMIEKLVLALIHASRRLRRYFSGHVITVLTNYHLGQILSKPDVAGRLAKWAIELGGYNIFYRPRPAIKGQVLADFATEVPIDKIQECEAIQNPTPIFDDRVWTLHTDGASNDDGAGAGLRLVSPDNHELTYAIRLDFQSTNNEAEYEAFLAGLRLALKMGARNLEANVDSKLVAKQVNGRYDAKDEAMALYLEQERMLISQFQTFKVNHINRSENKHADALSKLAATSFKHLAKEVRIEVLSNPSIHLKQVSVIEMGDPSWMSPIILYLQHGKLPEGKAEARKIQHKAINYEMADGVLYRKSFMGPLLRCVDKTDAQYLVREIHEGLCGIHAGPRMVVAKIMSAGYYWPGMHMDAVDLLRRCEACQRHAPKTLRPKNPLIPVTSAWPFQQWGIDLVGPFPDAPGAVKFIIVAVDYFTNGWKLKL; encoded by the coding sequence ATGGTAGAACGGGAAAATATCCAGACTCCAATctactatatcagcaaaatgctcactGGCCCCGAAACTCGTTACTCAATGATAGAGAAATTGGTTCTAGCGTTAATACACGCATCCAGACGCTTGCGCAGGTACTTCTCAGGCCATGTCATCACAGTTCTCACGAATTATCATTTAGGCCAAATCTTGTCAAAGCCTGACGTGGCGGGAAGATTGGCTAAATGGGCCATTGAGCTGGGAGGTTACAACATTTTTTACAGACCAAGACCCGCAATCAAAGGGCAAGTTCTAGCAGACTTCGCCACTGAAGTTCCCATCGATAAAATACAAGAATGTGAGGCAATTCAGAACCCAACACCTATTTTCGACGACAGAGTCTGGACCTTACACACAGATGGTGCTTCCAATGATGATGGAGCAGGAGCAGGCCTCCGATTAGTCAGTCCGGATAATCACGAACTTACATATGCAATACGATTAGATTTCCAAAGTACCAACAATGAAGCAGAATACGAAGCATTTTTAGCAGGTCTCCGTCTAGCACTCAAAATGGGGGCAAGAAACCTTGAAGCCAACGTTGACTCAAAGCTAGTAGCTAAACAAGTTAACGGTCGTTATGATGCAAAGGATGAAGCTATGGCGTTATACCTTGAACAAGAGCGGATGTTAATCAGCCAATTTCAAACATTCAAAGTCaatcacataaacagaagcgagaacaagcACGCTGACGCGCTAAGCAAGTTAGCTGCTACCAGCTTTAAGCACTTAGCAAAGGAGGTACGCATAGAGGTATTATCCAACCCTTCCATTCATCTCAAGCAAGTAAGCGTCATAGAAATGGGAGATCCATCCTGGATGTCTCCAATTATTTTGTACCTTCAACACGGAAAACTTCCGGAAGGAAAGGCAGAAGCCCGAAAAATACAACACAAAGCAATAAACTACGAGATGGCGGATGGCGTCCTTTATCGAAAATCATTCATGGGCCCATTACTACGCTGTGTTGATAAAACAGATGCCCAATACCTAGTCAGAGAAATCCACGAAGGATTATGCGGGATACACGCGGGACCGcgcatggtcgtggcaaaaataatgagcgccggatactactggccaggaATGCACATGGACGCAGTTGATCTTTTAAGAAGATGCGAGGCATGTCAACGCCACGCACCGAAGACACTCCGACCCAAAAACCCACTAATTCCCGTTACTTCCGCCTGGCCATTCCAACAGTGGGGCATTGATCTTGTTGGCCCATTTCCTGACGCACCGGGTGCAGTAAAATTCATCATCGTCGCGGTGGACTACTTCACAAATGGGTGGAAGCTAAAGCTTTAG
- the LOC110940689 gene encoding protein CHUP1, chloroplastic yields MGNENRDIAPVLLKFGVALALSFGGVLYSLLINKRSKASQSPKDPRKHSDCNKQGNSRSNDLRFDPLATDKHEELHDLKNTEIVRANSESPKGYSHAEKDTHEQEIKSLRNTVKFLKERESNLEIKLLEYYGLKEQETVVMELQNRLKVNNVEAKLFSLKIESLQADNKRLEAQMTDYKKVVMDLEAARTKIKMLKKKLKSEAEQNKKQILDLHQRVQKMQEDENKHVRKIDPEIESELNKLKCLEAEVLELRKSNDVLQLEKIELAHRLDCVQILATSVLEYAESEKAKEESQTLKKQNDDLTKQLETLEADKCADVEELVYLRWINACLRYELRNYQPGPGKTTARDLSKNLSPKSEEKAKQLILEYANKEDQGLINLQEIDSDRWSNSQASIISFSDFDESCVEDSLPHNKKNKFFGKLMRILRGKDKDKRNHSRNSSEDMSSCWSPENQRLRISSEKLTHRHSDSSFYKQIEKDGGGGGRRSYSVSTGGGKSELVKYAEALKDSRPMSKFKAHRRTPSLTFF; encoded by the exons ATGGGGAACGAAAACCGAGATATAGCTCCAGTGTTATTGAAATTTGGGGTGGCTTTAGCATTGTCTTTTGGTGGCGTTCTTTATTCTTTGCTCATAAACAAGAGATCAAAGGCTTCTCAATCCCCGAAAGATCCTCGAAAACATTCAG ATTGCAATAAACAAGGGAATTCAAGAAGCAATGATCTGCGTTTTGATCCGCTGGCAACCGATAAACAT GAGGAACTGCATGATTTGAAAAATACCGAAATTGTTAGAGCAAATAGTGAATCACCAAAAGGATATTCACATGCAGAAAAGGACACCCATGAACAAGAGATCAAGAGTCTAAGAAACACGGTAAAATTCCTTAAAGAAAGGGAGAGTAACTTGGAGATCAAGTTGCTTGAATACTATGGtctaaaagaacaagaaactgtAGTCATGGAGCTTCAAAACCGTCTTAAAGTGAATAACGTGGAAGCTAAACTTTTTTCACTAAAGATAGAGTCGTTACAAGCCGATAACAAGAGATTGGAGGCACAAATGACTGATTATAAAAAAGTTGTAATGGATCTTGAAGCTGCTCGAACCAAAATAAAGATGCTAAAAAAGAAGCTTAAATCAGAAGCTGAACAGAACAAGAAACAAATCTTAGATCTCCATCAACGAGTTCAAAAGATGCAGGAAGACGAAAACAAACATGTACGCAAGATTGATCCGGAGATCGAATCAGAGCTCAATAAACTTAAGTGTCTAGAAGCCGAAGTACTAGAATTAAGAAAATCGAATGATGTTTTGCAACTAGAAAAGATTGAATTGGCTCATAGATTAGACTGTGTTCAAATCCTCGCAACATCTGTCTTAGAATATGCcgag AGCGagaaagccaaagaagaaagtcaAACCCTGAAGAAACAAAATGACGATTTAACAAAACAACTCGAGACACTTGAAGCAGACAAATGCGCTGATGTTGAAGAACTTGTTTACCTCAGATGGATCAACGCATGTTTACGATATGAGCTCAGAAACTACCAACCAGGACCCGGTAAAACAACCGCTAGAGACCTCAGTAAAAACTTAAGCCCAAAATCAGAAGAAAAGGCCAAGCAATTAATCCTAGAATACGCTAACAAAGAAGACCAAGGTTTAATCAATTTACAAGAAATTGACTCTGATCGATGGTCGAATTCTCAAGCTTCAATCATAAGTTTCAGTGATTTTGACGAATCATGTGTTGAAGATTCGTTACCGCATAATAAGAAAAATAAGTTTTTTGGAAAACTTATGCGGATATTAAGAGGAAAAGATAAGGATAAACGAAATCATAGCCGGAATTCATCTGAAGATATGAGTTCTTGTTGGTCACCGGAGAATCAAAGGTTGAGAATATCGTCAGAAAAGTTGACTCATAGGCATAGTGATTCAAGTTTTTATAAGCAGATTGAaaaggatggtggtggtggtggtcgtcgGTCGTATTCGGTTTCTACCGGTGGGGGGAAATCTGAGTTAGTGAAATATGCAGAAGCTTTGAAAGATTCACGTCCCATGTCAAAGTTTAAGGCTCATCGGAGAACGCCGTCGCTTACATTTTTCTGA